One region of Halomonas huangheensis genomic DNA includes:
- a CDS encoding PaaI family thioesterase, translated as MPHAPSPSFTLWRHALQRVVEAIPHTQHLGLQVTEVNDDSVTFHQPWRDDLSGDRQRGLVHSGVLSMLLDTASGAALLPALDAPEVCPTLDLHVSHRRPAVAGQGLWIRARAVEVTQSLVFTEAEVWQRPGVIVARASGHFMRLGERNTPPGFSAALFAGLDERAPDVTVASTTVVPDISERHQCSRPLRESLTSGRASGDMGVWLEWIPYAQYIGVTVSGTEQPALFVLEPQQRNIGNFMLPALHGGVVAAFMETTAALSALHAAREPRLPRLVDVTLDYLRSAKVQPTYARCWIEREGKRMANVKVKAWQDDEDQPVASARVNFLLGEV; from the coding sequence ATGCCTCATGCGCCTTCTCCCTCCTTCACGTTGTGGCGCCATGCGCTGCAGCGCGTGGTCGAGGCGATTCCTCATACACAGCATCTTGGCCTTCAGGTTACTGAGGTCAATGACGATAGCGTGACCTTCCACCAGCCCTGGCGGGATGACTTGAGCGGGGACCGCCAGCGTGGTCTTGTGCATAGCGGTGTGCTCAGCATGTTGCTGGATACCGCATCCGGCGCTGCGCTGCTTCCGGCGCTTGATGCACCGGAAGTCTGCCCGACCCTTGATCTTCACGTCAGTCACCGAAGACCAGCCGTCGCCGGTCAGGGGTTGTGGATTCGGGCGCGGGCCGTGGAAGTGACTCAGTCGCTGGTTTTCACCGAGGCTGAAGTCTGGCAGCGTCCGGGAGTCATCGTCGCGCGTGCCAGCGGCCACTTCATGCGCCTGGGAGAACGTAATACGCCGCCGGGCTTTTCCGCGGCCCTCTTTGCTGGCCTGGATGAGAGAGCGCCAGATGTAACAGTCGCATCTACCACCGTCGTGCCAGATATCAGTGAGAGACATCAATGCTCCAGGCCGCTGCGTGAATCACTGACGAGTGGTCGAGCCAGCGGGGATATGGGGGTATGGCTGGAGTGGATACCTTATGCACAATACATCGGCGTTACGGTGTCAGGGACCGAACAGCCGGCACTATTTGTGCTTGAACCGCAGCAGCGCAACATAGGCAACTTCATGTTGCCGGCCTTGCATGGTGGTGTGGTGGCAGCCTTCATGGAAACCACGGCGGCACTGAGTGCATTGCATGCCGCGCGCGAGCCGCGTCTACCGCGATTGGTCGATGTCACCCTGGATTATCTACGCAGTGCGAAGGTCCAGCCGACCTACGCGCGTTGCTGGATCGAGCGAGAGGGTAAGCGTATGGCCAACGTCAAGGTCAAGGCATGGCAGGACGATGAAGACCAACCGGTAGCCAGTGCTCGCGTCAACTTCCTTCTCGGTGAGGTGTGA
- a CDS encoding YkvA family protein, with amino-acid sequence MAIRDYLPRIGRFSQRSRAFKQILRALKLFVPMLQDVASGRYRPVPWSAIGWMAAALAYLVSPIDLIPDFLMLFGIIDDVVIVSWLLTKVDHALMDYRAWRGESEEPDIRDI; translated from the coding sequence ATGGCAATTCGTGATTATTTGCCGAGGATCGGGCGGTTCTCGCAGCGTTCTCGTGCCTTCAAACAGATTCTGCGTGCGCTGAAGCTGTTTGTTCCCATGCTGCAGGATGTGGCCTCTGGCCGCTACCGGCCGGTTCCCTGGTCAGCCATTGGTTGGATGGCGGCAGCCTTGGCCTATCTGGTTTCGCCGATTGACTTGATACCGGACTTCCTGATGCTGTTCGGAATCATCGACGATGTGGTGATTGTCAGTTGGCTGCTGACCAAGGTTGATCATGCCCTGATGGATTATCGTGCCTGGCGTGGTGAATCGGAAGAGCCTGATATTCGCGATATTTGA
- a CDS encoding transglycosylase SLT domain-containing protein — MRSHRLPSLATIAALSLPMLAFGPAQASDSSLSAALDTVRRGDTQHVNPADYRGHELSGYVEYYILRERLPNASPREVLDYIAANADAPMGDWMREQAILRYGRAGRYDDVLAVAAGEPKSTAEQCYYYTALMSQDPVAAATGGRRLWRVGSSQPDACNSLFSTLRNRGEIGDMEIWQRMMLAWEAGEDGLASYLGRQMGPSWGSAVAAQRSVAANPAALSSVGQCIGPNCAGNESFFTAALRSSARSSSQAALNSWQQLASAQPFSMDATRDIEHDIIYWGLRRDQRQMLSWIDTALPRQTDPEVYELRARLAIRDADWSAVENTINIMPAETQGKARWQYWLARALEIRGQTSAAQTAFARAAGQRDFFGFVAADRLGQAYNLNMDTSTFSDAQRAEVSNWPTVRRTEALQRIGQDGLAYLEWIHAVKAATPNDARRLADYAHQRGWYMLLIQTTIAADDMLNSLQWRFPEAYRDDFMRWGEANRVDPYLLMGIARRESAFNPRAESPAGARGLMQLMPGTASLVGRQVGIGDPGPYGVLEPATNIRLGSTYIRDMINRYDGNRIAAAAAYNAGPQRVDQWLARSPGEFDLFVEHIPFKETRRYVRAVLEYRVVFESLANGGSTQGVSVLTPAERDHRYDASLLVRR; from the coding sequence GTGCGATCACACCGTCTACCATCACTGGCTACCATCGCCGCCTTGAGCTTGCCGATGCTGGCCTTCGGTCCTGCACAAGCCAGTGACAGCTCCTTGAGTGCTGCCCTGGATACCGTACGCCGCGGTGATACGCAACATGTCAACCCTGCCGATTACCGCGGACATGAGCTGAGCGGCTACGTCGAATACTACATCCTGCGTGAGCGCCTGCCTAACGCCTCGCCCCGCGAGGTACTGGACTATATTGCGGCCAACGCCGACGCACCGATGGGCGATTGGATGCGTGAGCAGGCCATCCTGCGCTATGGCAGGGCCGGACGCTACGACGATGTACTGGCAGTCGCTGCCGGCGAGCCGAAAAGCACCGCAGAGCAGTGCTACTACTACACGGCTCTGATGTCTCAAGATCCTGTGGCTGCCGCCACTGGCGGTCGTCGCCTGTGGCGAGTCGGTAGTTCGCAACCGGATGCCTGCAACTCACTGTTCTCCACTCTGCGCAATCGTGGTGAGATCGGTGACATGGAAATCTGGCAGCGCATGATGCTGGCCTGGGAAGCCGGAGAAGACGGTCTGGCCAGCTATCTCGGTCGCCAGATGGGCCCCAGCTGGGGCAGTGCGGTTGCCGCACAACGGAGCGTGGCAGCCAACCCCGCCGCCCTGAGCAGTGTTGGGCAGTGCATTGGGCCAAACTGTGCCGGCAACGAGAGTTTCTTTACCGCTGCATTGCGTTCAAGCGCCCGCTCATCCAGCCAGGCCGCCCTGAATTCCTGGCAGCAATTAGCGAGTGCTCAGCCGTTCTCGATGGATGCGACGCGAGATATCGAGCACGACATCATCTATTGGGGGCTGCGTCGTGATCAGCGCCAGATGCTGTCCTGGATTGATACGGCCCTGCCTCGCCAGACCGATCCGGAAGTCTACGAGCTACGCGCACGCCTGGCGATTCGCGATGCAGACTGGTCTGCTGTCGAGAACACGATCAACATCATGCCCGCGGAAACGCAAGGCAAGGCCCGCTGGCAGTACTGGTTGGCACGCGCGCTGGAGATTCGCGGGCAGACATCCGCCGCTCAGACCGCCTTCGCGCGTGCTGCCGGGCAGCGTGATTTCTTCGGCTTTGTCGCAGCAGACCGTCTCGGCCAGGCCTACAACCTGAATATGGACACCAGTACCTTCAGCGATGCTCAGCGCGCGGAAGTCAGTAACTGGCCAACCGTGCGGCGCACCGAAGCGCTTCAGCGCATTGGTCAGGATGGCCTCGCCTACCTGGAATGGATACATGCGGTGAAGGCCGCCACTCCGAACGATGCTCGCCGCCTGGCGGACTACGCTCATCAGCGTGGTTGGTACATGCTGCTGATCCAGACCACCATTGCTGCCGATGACATGCTCAACTCCCTGCAGTGGCGCTTCCCCGAAGCATATCGCGATGACTTCATGCGCTGGGGTGAAGCCAACCGCGTCGACCCTTATCTGCTGATGGGTATCGCCCGCCGCGAAAGCGCCTTCAACCCCCGCGCCGAGTCACCGGCAGGTGCCCGTGGCCTGATGCAGCTGATGCCCGGCACCGCTTCCCTGGTGGGGCGTCAAGTGGGTATCGGTGATCCCGGCCCTTACGGTGTACTCGAACCAGCAACCAATATCCGTCTCGGCAGCACCTATATTCGAGACATGATCAACCGCTATGACGGAAACCGTATCGCTGCCGCTGCCGCGTACAACGCTGGCCCGCAGCGTGTTGACCAGTGGCTGGCACGTTCTCCTGGGGAGTTTGACCTGTTCGTCGAGCATATTCCTTTCAAGGAGACACGCCGCTACGTGCGCGCGGTACTCGAATATCGCGTCGTGTTCGAAAGTCTTGCCAATGGTGGCTCGACGCAAGGGGTCAGCGTGCTGACACCTGCAGAGCGTGACCATCGCTATGACGCCAGCCTGTTGGTCAGGCGCTGA